A segment of the Aureliella helgolandensis genome:
GCCACGCTGACCCGCTCAAATTGACGCCTACGTTTCTAGTAGATAGGATAAAGGGACGGTAGTTAGCTGCCATCCCTACTCTTCGACTAGCGACACTCGTCCATGCCCCGTCCCACACCCGCAATTTCCACGGAGAAACGAGCCGATTTCGGTTTTGCAGCTTCTTCGTGTGCGGTGGCTAGGTTCGCTTGGAATCAAGCATGCTGGTGTTTTGTGGTGGTTCTGTGCCTTCTCGCCAGCAGTCCCAGTTCGATTTACGCGGCTGGGTGCCATAGTCAGCCGCTCCCTCAGACCTATTTCGCAGGTGGAACGGTACACACTCTGGCCGCCTGGGTGCCGTGGACAACCGGTTCCGTACAGCGAGTCTACACAGAGGGCAAACTGGTCTATTTTCCACTGATTTTAGATGGCAGTTCTCCCTGTCGCGGTCCGAACTGCGACGGCGCTCCCCCCTCCCCCAGCTTCTCTTCCCCCGCGTTGGTAGAATCGCAACCAACCTTGGCTGTAGGTTTGCCCTCCGCCCCTGTGGAGCTTCTTCCTCAACCATGCTCACGCTCGCAACTCTCTGCGGACGGAGCGACTTCTTCACCAGTATTGGCTGGTCCCTGGAAGCCCCCTCGCGTTTAGTTAGACCGACTGGGCGTCTCCCAATGTGGAATCCTTCGGGGTACTCCGTTCCCAGCCAGCGTGTCGCGCTACCGCCGGGCGGTACCGATTCCCACCCCTAGCTTCGCAATTGCGGACCTAGCGTGGATCGTATCCTCGAGAAGTCTTGGAATTCACTGGGCATGCGTCCATGGTGATTCATCTGCAACAGCGGCGATGAACACAGTTGGCAAACCTCCCCCCACGCCACGCAAGTGCCCCCAGGCTCTGGAGCGAGCTCTGATCTGTGGGTTTTACGATTGAGCGGAAGACTTACGCCGAATTGAAAAGTAGATGTAGGCTTCCAACAGGCTATTTTTGGCCTGCGAACCTGGAAACCCACCCCATCCGCGCGGCCGCCCAATCTCAAGCCACTTTCAGAACCCAATTAATCAACACAAACAACCAATATTGAGTGTTTTATGAATACCCCAGCCCCTGCATCGAAAGCGTCCTCAACCGGTCATAGGCCACCTCCCAAACGCGTCATTAGCGCGAGGATGCGCATCGTTCTCGTCGTCGTGTTGGGCCTGTTCTCTTTGCTGCTCGCCAACGGCATGTATCTTTCCGCCATCACCGCCCTACAGCACTTTACAGGGTTGGTCTATGAGGATCTCTTCTACCAATTCATGTTCTTAGCCCACTTGGTGCTAGGCTTCCTGTTGATTGCGCCGGTCATTCTGTTTGGCATCGTTCACATGTTGGCCGCCAAGAATCGCCGTAATCGTCGAGCGGTCAAGATCGGCTATACATTGTTCGCGATCTCCATCGTCGTCCTTATCTCGGGCATCCTGCTTACACGGCAATTCGGAATTGATCTCAAACAACCGGCCATACGCAGCATCGTGTATTGGTCGCACATCGTCGCCCCAATTGCTGCGATCTGGTTGTACTGGCTACATCGTCTAGTGGGACCTCGTATTAAATGGTACGTGGGCCGTCGGATTGCAATGGCGACGGTGGTCGTTATTGGATTGATGGTCGTCTTCCAAACTCAAGATCCGCGACAGTGGAATCAGGCTGGCCCCAAGGAAGGCGACAAGTACTTTGAACCTTCTTTGGCGCGTACGGCGACCGGTAACTTTATCCCTGCCCATGCCATGCAGAACGATGAGTATTGCATGAAGTGCCATCAAGACATTTACAACAATTGGTTCCACAGCGCACACCATTTCAGCTCCTTCAACAATCCGGCCTACCTAGCATCGGTTCGTGAAACTCGCAAGAAAATGTTGGAGCGCGATGACGATGTGAAAGGCTCGCGTTGGTGTGCCGGCTGCCATGACCCCGTGCCGTTCTTCTCGGGCGCCTTTGACAAAGTTGACTACGACGACGTCAACGATCCAACCAGCCAAGCGGGTATTACTTGCACAGTCTGCCACGCCATTACGCATGTCGGTTCGATCGCCGATGGCATCCGTACCACTCGTGGTAATGCGGATTATGTGATTGAAGAACCAATCCAGTACCCTTTTGCATACAGTGAGAACTCAATTCTACAGAAGGTGAATGAGTTGCTCATCAAAGCCAAACCAAGCTTTCACAAGAAGACCTTCTTAAAACCATTACATAAGTCTGCCGAGTATTGCGGAACGTGCCACAAGGTTCATCTCCCCAAACAATTGACGGCCTACAAAGAGTTTCTGCGAGGACAGAACCACTATGACAGTTACTTGTTAAGTGGAGTGTCAGGCCATGGAGCGAGTAGCTTCTATTACCCGCCGGAAGCTGAGGAGAACTGTAACGAATGCCACATGCCGGCGATCGCCTCGAATGATTTTGGAGCCAAGTACTCTGAAAAGCTCGGACAGCCCGCCGTTCACGATCACTTTTTTCCTGGCGCCAACACGGCTCTCCCTTGGTGGCGAGGCGAAGATGAATGGGTGGAGTATGCGCGGAAACTGCTGATCGATGTTACACGAGTCGACATCTTTGGCGTGCGTGAGGAGGGAGCCATCGATGGCCAGCTTATCGCCCCCCTGGGCCCTGAATACCCAACGCTGGAGGCCGGCAAGAGCTACCTCCTAGAAACCGTTATTCGAACGACCAAGCTCGGGCACCATTTAACGCAAGGCACCGTCGATTCGAACGAATTGTGGTTGGAAGTCGTCGCGACTAGTGGAGATCGAGTCCTGGGAACCAGCGGTGGCATGGACGAGCTGGGAGAGGTCGATCCCTGGTCGCACTTCGTCAACGTATTTATGCTCGACCGCCACGGAGATCGCATCGCGCGCCGCAACGCAGAAGACATCTTCGTACCGCTTTACAATCACCAAATCCCTCCAGGTGCTGGGCAAACGGTCCACTACGGGTTGGACCTCCCACAGGATATCAGCGAGCCGATCAAGGTTACGTTGAAACTCAAATACCGCAAGTTCGACAAGGAATTTCTCGACTTCATGAACGCAAACCATCGGGAAGGGGATATTGAGTTCCGAGGCCGTGGCCCAGCAGGAGAGACCCCCAATCAGTTACCGGTGACCGTCATGGCAGAAGATACCGTCGTGTTTGATGTGAAGCAGGCGGACGGTAGCGTTGCGATGGCCGACCGTGCACAGCGCAAGACACCCGAGCTTTGGCAGCGTTGGAACGATTACGGCATCGGCATGTTGCTTGCCGGGAAATCGCAACTGCGGCAAGCGGGCGACGCCTTCCGAGAGGTTGAGAAGCTAGGCAGATTCGACGGACCGTTGAATTTAGCCCGAGTGCAATTCTCCGAAGGCGACCTGGATGGTGCCACCGCTTCCTTGGCGCGATCCGCCAACATGGAACCAGCTCCACCGGCCTGGACGCTCGCCTGGCTCAGTGGTGAAGTCAATCGCCAACAAGGCTTCCTGGAACAAGCCGAACAGAACTTCCGTAGCGTACTGGAGGATGACACGGCCGAACGACGGGAGCGCAAATTTGATTTCAGCCTCGATCACCGCGTCAGAAACTCTCTGGGCCTGACGCTAATTGACCTGGCAGAAATTGCTGAAATTCGTGGCGAGACCGAGCGTCGAGACGCGCTGCTGCAACAAGCTGAAAAGGAATTTCTCCAAGTCTTGCAAGTCGACTCCGAGGATGTCTCCGCACATGCAAACCTAGCCACGCTCTATCGTCGTACCGGCGATGAACAGCGAGCCTCCCAACACGGCGAGTTGCAGCTCAAATACAAGATGGATGATAACGCTGCCGACGTAGCCAAACCCATCGCACGTCGCCAGTACCCCGCAGCCGACCATGCTGCCGAACCGCTCGTTATCTACTCGTTGAAATAAAGAAGGAATCTATCGTGCAATCCACTAAGTCTGACTCCCCGCAACGGGAAGACATCCAAGATGATGAAGTTATTGGAACCGCTGTACAGCGTTCGCTAATCGTTCTCGCAACCTTGGCCTGCCTGGGCGGTGCTACGTTCCTCGCTCTAAAGTTCCTTCAGCCACCGCCCCCCGAAGAACATGCAATCCCACTCACGCTCCCGGAGGTTCGCGATACC
Coding sequences within it:
- a CDS encoding multiheme c-type cytochrome gives rise to the protein MNTPAPASKASSTGHRPPPKRVISARMRIVLVVVLGLFSLLLANGMYLSAITALQHFTGLVYEDLFYQFMFLAHLVLGFLLIAPVILFGIVHMLAAKNRRNRRAVKIGYTLFAISIVVLISGILLTRQFGIDLKQPAIRSIVYWSHIVAPIAAIWLYWLHRLVGPRIKWYVGRRIAMATVVVIGLMVVFQTQDPRQWNQAGPKEGDKYFEPSLARTATGNFIPAHAMQNDEYCMKCHQDIYNNWFHSAHHFSSFNNPAYLASVRETRKKMLERDDDVKGSRWCAGCHDPVPFFSGAFDKVDYDDVNDPTSQAGITCTVCHAITHVGSIADGIRTTRGNADYVIEEPIQYPFAYSENSILQKVNELLIKAKPSFHKKTFLKPLHKSAEYCGTCHKVHLPKQLTAYKEFLRGQNHYDSYLLSGVSGHGASSFYYPPEAEENCNECHMPAIASNDFGAKYSEKLGQPAVHDHFFPGANTALPWWRGEDEWVEYARKLLIDVTRVDIFGVREEGAIDGQLIAPLGPEYPTLEAGKSYLLETVIRTTKLGHHLTQGTVDSNELWLEVVATSGDRVLGTSGGMDELGEVDPWSHFVNVFMLDRHGDRIARRNAEDIFVPLYNHQIPPGAGQTVHYGLDLPQDISEPIKVTLKLKYRKFDKEFLDFMNANHREGDIEFRGRGPAGETPNQLPVTVMAEDTVVFDVKQADGSVAMADRAQRKTPELWQRWNDYGIGMLLAGKSQLRQAGDAFREVEKLGRFDGPLNLARVQFSEGDLDGATASLARSANMEPAPPAWTLAWLSGEVNRQQGFLEQAEQNFRSVLEDDTAERRERKFDFSLDHRVRNSLGLTLIDLAEIAEIRGETERRDALLQQAEKEFLQVLQVDSEDVSAHANLATLYRRTGDEQRASQHGELQLKYKMDDNAADVAKPIARRQYPAADHAAEPLVIYSLK